The Argopecten irradians isolate NY chromosome 4, Ai_NY, whole genome shotgun sequence genome has a window encoding:
- the LOC138320839 gene encoding tachykinin-like peptides receptor 86C, with protein MQTNMTKLSIFACHKWLLNFNFDNNTGLEDINNAFMQRNIGGIVLIGILTVFGLIGNSLVLWIYLVRFRQSNYRTYIIWLSSLDMVNCLGVMPFYFTYLCFPLLLGSKYACKLGRAGSYVVTLSSALLLIVIAVDRYRKICTPSKKQLSGKQAKICCSLGLVLSIALSWPTFVMFGKTSVEIGFNDLSGYRCLVEDEYADSIYMKMFQVTMSTIALAVTITLTLMYSLIVKGLYTHRKYFIGAQGSIKSRKACPIPAEMLDRSTRKSTMTLLAVTLCFILSFLPHHVLAIAFFMNKTFECSLGFSGGAAYYTFVWMVFFNTVADPVIYGFSDKRFRFELRHMCTRIRRGQWSFRSRRSLRSMRSQRSPHSPKSNSSKRVHFSFD; from the coding sequence ATGCAAACTAATATGACAAAATTGTCAATTTTTGCCTGCCATAAATGGCTTCTTAATTTTAACTTCGATAACAATACAGGTCTCGAAGACATTAACAATGCGTTTATGCAGAGGAATATAGGAGGCATTGTTCTAATTGGAATTCTGACTGTGTTCGGATTAATTGGGAATTCTCTTGTTCTGTGGATTTATTTAGTGAGATTCCGTCAGTCTAACTACAGGACCTACATTATATGGCTATCATCTCTAGATATGGTAAACTGCTTGGGAGTGATGCCCTTCTACTTTACTTATCTCTGCTTTCCACTGCTGTTGGGATCTAAGTACGCATGTAAGCTGGGACGCGCCGGAAGTTACGTCGTCACTCTGTCGTCTGCTCTGTTGCTGATTGTGATCGCTGTGGACAGATACCGTAAGATTTGCACTCCGAGCAAGAAACAACTTTCCGGAAAGCAGGCCAAGATCTGCTGTTCTCTTGGTCTAGTGTTGTCTATAGCATTGTCATGGCCGACATTCGTGATGTTTGGAAAAACTTCTGTTGAAATTGGTTTTAATGATCTAAGTGGATACAGGTGCTTAGTGGAAGATGAATATGCCGATTCcatatatatgaaaatgtttCAAGTTACCATGTCCACCATAGCTCTAGCGGTTACAATAACTCTAACGCTGATGTATAGTTTGATTGTGAAAGGGCTTTACACCCACAGGAAATACTTCATTGGTGCTCAGGGTTCTATCAAATCTAGAAAAGCATGTCCGATTCCGGCAGAAATGTTGGATCGTTCAACTAGAAAATCCACTATGACACTTTTGGCTGTCACACTTTGTTTTATCCTCAGTTTTCTTCCTCATCACGTTCTCGCCATAGCATTCTTCATGAACAAGACCTTCGAATGTTCTCTGGGATTTTCGGGTGGTGCGGCCTACTACACGTTCGTTTGGATGGTGTTTTTTAATACGGTCGCAGATCCGGTTATCTACGGATTTTCGGATAAAAGATTCAGATTTGAGCTCAGACATATGTGTACACGTATTCGGAGAGGGCAGTGGTCGTTCAGGTCTCGAAGATCCCTACGGTCAATGAGATCTCAGAGATCACCCCACTCTCCGAAATCAAACTCGAGTAAGCGCGTACATTTTTCGTTTGATTGA
- the LOC138320838 gene encoding zinc finger CCCH domain-containing protein 18-like isoform X2: MAYNVNPNTTKWIPPLPPGWEGRWDANQRAYFFIDHSTKKTTWQDPRFNPQVTNQPAFPPQKNQLQPEKMPIPGLSPEPTFVDDTMAENIHKDYPRVPLDTIKDIVSACNFNEEESRVMLTRMGYQKGPAESPHRTNDMLSKPKSAGKGKAKAKSPSRSPARSPARSPSPSPSPAPAPAPPVSEADKKRITSNLKSEFPNLDNMVVTMALDVCEFKEEQTRMLLKSWGEDKKKGNKAPSRPKSSTSTTTSFASTSLDPVSLDNDDPPRPSSSSKRTTVKASQPKSTKSVVTSHPGQRRTKQPTHVTQLSEKLLTRASIIQNLVTVCCQNTPKANTSRLG, from the exons ATGGCGTATAACGTCAATCCAAATACGACGAAGTGGATTCCACCCTTACCCCCGGGATGGGAAGGTCGTTGGGATGCCAATCAACGGGCATA TTTCTTCATCGATCACTCAACAAAAAAGACAACATGGCAGGATCCTCGCTTCAACCCTCAGGTGACAAATCAACCGGCCTTCCCTCCCCAGAAGAACCAATTGCAACCCGAAAAGATGCCCATACCAGGGTTATCACCAGAGCCAACTTTTGTT GATGACACTATGGCTGAAAACATTCACAAAGACTACCCGCGAGTTCCTCTGGACACTATCAAGGACATTGTCAGCGC GTGTAATTTCAATGAGGAGGAATCAAGGGTGATGTTGACAAGGATGGGATACCAGAAAGGTCCAGCTGAGTCCCCTCATAGAACCAATGATATGCTATCTAAACCCAAGTCAGCCGGTAAAGGGAAGGCTAAGGCTAAATCACCCTCAAGGTCACCAGCAAGGTCACCAGCAAGGTCACCATCACCATCTCCATCTCCAGCTCCTGCTCCAGCGCCCCCAGTGTCAGAGGCAGATAAGAAGAGAA TAACGTCTAATCTGAAGTCTGAGTTTCCCAATTTGGACAATATGGTGGTGACAATGGCTCTAGATGTTTGTGAATTTAAGGAGGAACAGACCAGGATGTTACTAAAGAGCTGGGgtgaagataaaaaaaaaggcAATAAAGCACCTTCACGTCCAAA GTCCAGTACTAGTACAACCACATCTTTCGCTTCTACATCTCTGGATCCTGTGTCCCTTGACAACGATGATCCACCTAGGCCTTCGTCATC AAGCAAAAGAACTACTGTAAAGGCAAGTCAGCCCAAGAGTACAAAATCTGTGGTAACCAGCCATCCCGGTCAGCGAAGGACCAAGCAACCAACTCACGTAACACA ATTGAGTGAGAAACTGTTAACAAGAGCGAGCATTATCCAAAACTTAGTGACGGTGTGCTGCCAGAATACCCCCAAAGCTAACACATCAAGGTTAGGGTGA
- the LOC138320838 gene encoding putative uncharacterized protein DDB_G0290521 isoform X1: MAYNVNPNTTKWIPPLPPGWEGRWDANQRAYFFIDHSTKKTTWQDPRFNPQVTNQPAFPPQKNQLQPEKMPIPGLSPEPTFVDDTMAENIHKDYPRVPLDTIKDIVSACNFNEEESRVMLTRMGYQKGPAESPHRTNDMLSKPKSAGKGKAKAKSPSRSPARSPARSPSPSPSPAPAPAPPVSEADKKRITSNLKSEFPNLDNMVVTMALDVCEFKEEQTRMLLKSWGEDKKKGNKAPSRPKSSTSTTTSFASTSLDPVSLDNDDPPRPSSSSKRTTVKASQPKSTKSVVTSHPGQRRTKQPTHVTQRQPTQRQPVITHQPRTESANRTQTTGPNPDLRMGPDKSLLLSDYTLVSGPNRANRQGPDLSRVVGAQGATGPDPANRCGPQSLGHIHQANRQEFLVTNI; encoded by the exons ATGGCGTATAACGTCAATCCAAATACGACGAAGTGGATTCCACCCTTACCCCCGGGATGGGAAGGTCGTTGGGATGCCAATCAACGGGCATA TTTCTTCATCGATCACTCAACAAAAAAGACAACATGGCAGGATCCTCGCTTCAACCCTCAGGTGACAAATCAACCGGCCTTCCCTCCCCAGAAGAACCAATTGCAACCCGAAAAGATGCCCATACCAGGGTTATCACCAGAGCCAACTTTTGTT GATGACACTATGGCTGAAAACATTCACAAAGACTACCCGCGAGTTCCTCTGGACACTATCAAGGACATTGTCAGCGC GTGTAATTTCAATGAGGAGGAATCAAGGGTGATGTTGACAAGGATGGGATACCAGAAAGGTCCAGCTGAGTCCCCTCATAGAACCAATGATATGCTATCTAAACCCAAGTCAGCCGGTAAAGGGAAGGCTAAGGCTAAATCACCCTCAAGGTCACCAGCAAGGTCACCAGCAAGGTCACCATCACCATCTCCATCTCCAGCTCCTGCTCCAGCGCCCCCAGTGTCAGAGGCAGATAAGAAGAGAA TAACGTCTAATCTGAAGTCTGAGTTTCCCAATTTGGACAATATGGTGGTGACAATGGCTCTAGATGTTTGTGAATTTAAGGAGGAACAGACCAGGATGTTACTAAAGAGCTGGGgtgaagataaaaaaaaaggcAATAAAGCACCTTCACGTCCAAA GTCCAGTACTAGTACAACCACATCTTTCGCTTCTACATCTCTGGATCCTGTGTCCCTTGACAACGATGATCCACCTAGGCCTTCGTCATC AAGCAAAAGAACTACTGTAAAGGCAAGTCAGCCCAAGAGTACAAAATCTGTGGTAACCAGCCATCCCGGTCAGCGAAGGACCAAGCAACCAACTCACGTAACACA gaGACAACCTACACAAAGGCAGCCAGTCATCACCCACCAGCCAAGGACAGAATCTGCAAACAGGACACAAACAACAGGTCCTAACCCAGACCTAAGGATGGGGCCAGATAAGTCACTCCTTCT TTCGGATTATACACTTGTCAGTGGTCCAAACCGTGCTAACCGCCAGGGACCGGATCTGTCACGAGTAGTGGGAGCTCAGGGAGCTACGGGTCCAGATCCAGCCAATCGGTGTGGGCCTCAGTCACTGGGACATATCCACCAGGCCAATCGGCAGGAGTTTCTGGTCACAAACATTTAG